AATAGCCTTTCTCGGTCACCGTCATGGTGACCATCTCGATCTCGGGCGAGGCGAGCACCTCCAGCGCCGGCGCGGCACTCTCCTGGCTGTCGACGACGCGCACGATGCTGCCGATGATACGCGCCTCGACTTCGTCGTTCTGGCGGAGGAGCCGCGTGTAAAGGCCGCCTTGCCGGCCGAGCGTATCGGCAAGCAAGGGAGGGCGGACGTTGATGCCGATCAGTCCCCAGCGGTCGAAATCCTTCGCCAGCAGGTCGTCGGTGTATTCGGCCTGATGGCAGCGGTGGAAGGCGCCGACGCCGATATGGGCGATGCCGGGCCTCAACGCCCTGCGATCGTAAGCCGGCTTGCGGCCTTCGGATGGCAAGCGGCCGAGCAGGGCAGGGCTGAGGCTTTCGGGCGATGACGCGCTCACCGGTTGGCTCCGATCACCCATTGCTCTTGATCGACCAGCGTGCCGGTCATCGGACCGGCGGCGTCGGAGAGCAGGAAGACGGCAAGATTGGCTATGTCGGTCACGGAGAACAGCCGGCCGAAGGGCTGCGTCGCATTGGCGGCGTCGAGCCAGCCCGAACCCTGGCCGAGCGTGTCGGCCTGCATGATCCGTTCGGCCGGAGTGTCGGTCCAGCCGACATTGATGCCGTTGACGCGGATGCTGTCGAAGCGGTGGGCGTTGGCGGCGTTCTTGGTCAGCGTCGCCAGAGCGCCCTTGGTGGCGGAATAGACGGCAAGCTCCGGCGTGCCGCAATGCGCGTTGATCGACAGGATGTTGACGATAGCGCCGCCCTGTCCGCGCTTCTTCATGTCGGCGATCGCCGCCTGCATGAGGAAGAAGGGCGCGCGGGCGTTGACCGCAAACAGCGACGCCCAATCGTCGAACGTGGCGTCGGTGAAGGACGCGCGATCGGTGAGGCCGGCGGCGTTGACGAGACCGTCGATGCGGCCGAAGCGTTCAATGCAGGCCCCGGCCAACCGCGCCGGGGCTTCGGGATCGCCGAGATCGGCCGCAGCGAAGACGGCAGCAGCGCCCATGGCCGTGAGCTCGGCGGCGACAGCATCGCCGCGCTTCTGGTCCCGGCCGGTGATCAGCAGGCCGGCGGCGCCGGAGCGCGCAAGCGTCTCGGCGGTCGCGCGGCCGATGCCTTGCGTCGCGCCGGTGACCAGCACCACCTTGCCGTCGAGACGAACCTCCATTCCTCCTCCCGGAACAAAGTTT
This region of Mesorhizobium sp. M2A.F.Ca.ET.046.03.2.1 genomic DNA includes:
- a CDS encoding SDR family oxidoreductase, whose protein sequence is MEVRLDGKVVLVTGATQGIGRATAETLARSGAAGLLITGRDQKRGDAVAAELTAMGAAAVFAAADLGDPEAPARLAGACIERFGRIDGLVNAAGLTDRASFTDATFDDWASLFAVNARAPFFLMQAAIADMKKRGQGGAIVNILSINAHCGTPELAVYSATKGALATLTKNAANAHRFDSIRVNGINVGWTDTPAERIMQADTLGQGSGWLDAANATQPFGRLFSVTDIANLAVFLLSDAAGPMTGTLVDQEQWVIGANR